A region from the Coregonus clupeaformis isolate EN_2021a unplaced genomic scaffold, ASM2061545v1 scaf0070, whole genome shotgun sequence genome encodes:
- the LOC121546213 gene encoding NADH dehydrogenase [ubiquinone] 1 alpha subcomplex subunit 5 isoform X1, translating into MAGVLKKTTGLVGLAVSHNPHERLRILYSKILASLQVIPQDAAYRKYTEQLVNDRFDLIKAEPDVEKLEKKINCGQIEEVIHQAECELALSRKMAEWKPWEPLIEEPPVNQWKWPV; encoded by the exons ATGGCTGGCGTTCTGAAAAAG ACAACAGGCTTGGTGGGACTGGCCGTATCCCACAACCCTCATGAG CGCCTGAGGATCCTGTACAGTAAGATCCTGGCATCTCTCCAGGTCATCCCTCAGGATGCAGCCTACAGAAAGTACACAGAACAGCTGGTCAACGACCGCTTTGACCTCATCAAAGCA GAGCCTGATGTGGAGAAACTAGAGAAGAAGATCAACTGTGGTCAGATCGAGGAGGTCATTCACCAG GCGGAGTGTGAGTTGGCCCTATCCAGAAAGATGGCGGAGTGGAAACCATGGGAACCACTGATTGAAGAGCCTCCCGTCAACCAATGGAAGTGGCCCGTTTAA
- the LOC121546209 gene encoding ankyrin repeat and SOCS box protein 15: protein MEDVDRCEEELIEYAIRESIRDSSIDSIQTVSGDYLRIVTAIEQGDVCTLQELSGLQAFTERDSRGWLPLHRAALQSQEQVLNQVLLASFDVTVEDVTADGDTALILAVQEGLLENVRTLLQHGASPHKTNSLNESPLLLAVRQGSYDMVSTLIICGAFVEQVCLKKWMAIHEAAKVGCSAILVLLLRHGAKVTAVDGHNVTPLGIAAEYAHAEVLDILIKNGGDVNAKAYNGDTVLYDAAGSGNLDCIDLLLQAGANPNIASLACQLPIHRAAYEGHILALRTFIPITTKRAIRLSGQSPVHSAADGGHVDCLELLIEKGFDVNTQLDTHISENYGDMRRSPLYFAVSNSDVTCTEMLLAAGAKTDLDPLRCFLVAVRAGRYDLVRLLLSSGAEVNCYFRMISDTVFPTALQYCLRDHMMLRLLLNNGYDVDKCFLCNHGNGQDMDCDSWVDYHHNHRRTLFYNQDYRASFCEIISLSSVVNLAGSVVQMLLDYVRHPRICPNLLRVLEKQKEWPDICDILDNPRSLQHQCRLVIRRQMTPRRLNDPEVMAAVPFPPTLKHYLTYREYNEYGGSAASHS, encoded by the exons ATGGAGGACGTCGATAGATGTGAGGAGGAGCTCATTGAGTATGCCATTCGAGAGAGTATTCGAGATTCATCAATAGACAG CATACAAACAGTCAGTGGTGACTATCTGAGGATAGTGACTGCCATCGAGCAAG GTGATGTGTGTACCCTGCAGGAGCTTTCTGGTTTGCAGGCATTCACAGAGAGGGACAGCAGAGGGTGGCTTCCCCTACACAGAGCCGCCTTGCAGTCCCAGGAACAGGTCTTGAATCAGGTCCTGCTGG CTTCCTTTGATGTGACTGTGGAGGATGTGACTGCAGACGGGGACACAGCGTTGATTCTGGCTGTTCAAGAGGGTCTGCTGGAGAACGTCAGGACTCTACTGCAGCATGGAGCGTCTCCACACAAAACCAACAGCCTGAACGAGTCCCCACTGCTGCtcg CGGTGAGACAGGGATCATATGACATGGTGTCCACTCTGATCATTTGTGGGGCCTTCGTGGAACAGGTGTGTCTGAAGAAGTGGATGGCCATTCACGAGGCAGCAAAG GTGGGCTGCAGTGCCATCCTGGTGCTTCTGCTAAGACATGGGGCCAAGGTGACAGCTGTAGATGGGCACAATGTCACCCCGCTGGGCATCGCAGCAGAGTACGCCCACGCCGAGGTCCTGGATATACTCATAAAGAACG GTGGCGACGTGAATGCCAAGGCATATAACGGAGACACTGTTCTGTACGATGCAGCCGGCTCAGGGAACCTGGACTGCATAGACCTCCTCCTGCAAGCTGGAGCCAACCCTAACATAGCCAGTCTGGCCTGCCAGCTGCCCATACACAGAGCTGCCTATGAGGGACACATCCT TGCTCTGAGGACCTTCATCCCCATCACCACTAAGAGAGCCATCCGTCTGTCTGGCCAGAGCCCAGTCCACTCTGCAGCAGATGGCGGCCATGTTGACTGTCTGGAGCTGCTCATAGAGAAAGGCTTCGATGTCAACACTCAGCTGGACACACACATCTCAG AGAACTATGGGGACATGAGGCGGAGTCCGCTCTACTTCGCCGTATCAAACAGTGATGTCACCTGCACAGAGATGCTGCTGGCTGCCGGTGCCAAAACTGACCTGGACCCGTTACGCTGCTTCCTGGTGGCTGTACGCGCTGGGAG GTATGATCTGGTGCGTCTGCTATTGTCCAGTGGTGCCGAGGTCAACTGCTACTTCAGAATGATCAGTGACACAGTGTTTCCCACCGCGTTGCAGTACTGTCTCAGAGATCACATGATGCTGCGCCTGCTGCTCAACAACGGCTACGACGTAGACAAGTGCTTCCTGTGTAACCACGGCAACGGACAGGATATGGACTGCGACTCCTGGGTCGATTACCACCATAACCATAGAAGAACTTTATTTTATAACCAGGACTACAGAGCCTCG TTCTGTGAAATAATCTCCCTGTCGTCGGTGGTCAACCTGGCGGGGAGTGTGGTACAGATGCTTCTGGACTACGTCAGACACCCACGTATCTGCCCCAACCTCCTACGGGTCCTGGAGAAACAGAAAGAGTGGCCAGACATCTGTGACATTCTGG ACAACCCGCGGTCCCTGCAGCACCAGTGTCGTTTGGTCATTAGGAGACAGATGACCCCTAGGAGACTGAATGACCCTGAAGTCATGGCTGCCGTACCGTTCCCCCCGACACTCAAACACTACCTCACCTACAGGGAGTACAACGAGTATGGTGGGTCGGCAGCCTCACACTCATAA
- the LOC121546213 gene encoding NADH dehydrogenase [ubiquinone] 1 alpha subcomplex subunit 5 isoform X2, whose product MAGVLKKTTGLVGLAVSHNPHERLRILYSKILASLQVIPQDAAYRKYTEQLVNDRFDLIKAAECELALSRKMAEWKPWEPLIEEPPVNQWKWPV is encoded by the exons ATGGCTGGCGTTCTGAAAAAG ACAACAGGCTTGGTGGGACTGGCCGTATCCCACAACCCTCATGAG CGCCTGAGGATCCTGTACAGTAAGATCCTGGCATCTCTCCAGGTCATCCCTCAGGATGCAGCCTACAGAAAGTACACAGAACAGCTGGTCAACGACCGCTTTGACCTCATCAAAGCA GCGGAGTGTGAGTTGGCCCTATCCAGAAAGATGGCGGAGTGGAAACCATGGGAACCACTGATTGAAGAGCCTCCCGTCAACCAATGGAAGTGGCCCGTTTAA